The following coding sequences lie in one Arachis hypogaea cultivar Tifrunner chromosome 4, arahy.Tifrunner.gnm2.J5K5, whole genome shotgun sequence genomic window:
- the LOC140173106 gene encoding uncharacterized protein, whose product MERKKTLTMNWAGLSDDNEDEHFFEITNRLNTICHRDLASSSDDDEEFEDPRTSFSATMSTTQYRTFSRMFTRTASIQPTPNYDIWMAAPGSITERRRRLLGSMGLDENKVSLKVTSFALDRAVTKKLDKMNKKAPIPIPVPPRSTTRAPRLLEEVAVGSSPSLPSISEEQETKHAPVLFCLVRSRSEGDIEMISMAKARKEEFIGKVSKQRLTRTSSEIVMPRAKMVPAAMVLKDPAEVKARVANHNRKSSTAAGAGVGAFFLIKNLDTGKEFIVKEYSEDGMWNKLSDLQTGKQLTMDEFEKTVGHSKIVKEMMKRAKVGKKEGIGKILSSSSISKSLKLSKKKGASFIKNVKGAASKSFGGEKELKEAGGILSQPVSAESKATQQGKNDWVKVRQIGKSEKELSALHLCQEFQAHEGGISIIKFSLDGRFLASGGEDKVIHVWEVQECGLTPSIPGQTEAPPDKKKRGKGSSIPDWVQVPEFVFNLSEKPYCSFNGHLDEVLDLSWSKSQLLLSSSMDKTVRLWDLETKACLKFFAHNDYGKNTS is encoded by the exons ATGGAACGCAAGAAAACGCTGACGATGAATTGGGCCGGCCTCAGCGACGACAACGAGGACGAGCACTTCTTCGAGATCACTAACCGCCTCAACACGATTTGTCACCGTGACTTGGCTTCTTCCTCCGACGACGATGAGGAATTCGAAGACCCCCGCACATCGTTCTCCGCAACCATGTCTACCACACAATATCGAACATTCTCACGAATGTTTACAAGAACAGCCTCCATTCAACCCACCCCCAATTACGACATTTGGATGGCTGCACCAGGATCCATCACAGAAAGACGAAGAAGATTACTTGGAAGCATGGGATTGGATGAAAACAAAGTCTCATTAAAGGTCACCAGTTTCGCTCTTGATCGTGCTGTCACCAAGAAGCTcgataaaatgaataagaaggcTCCTATCCCTATTCCTGTTCCGCCTCGTTCTACAACAAGGGCCCCACGTTTGTTAGAAGAAGTGGCTGTTGGTTCCTCTCCTTCCCTTCCTTCCATTTCAGAAGAGCAAGAAACGAAGCATGCCCCTGTTTTGTTCTGCTTGGTGCGATCACGTTCCGAAGGGGATATTGAGATGATTTCCATGGCGAAAGCAAGGAAAGAGGAGTTCATTGGGAAGGTTTCGAAGCAGCGATTAACAAGAACCTCGTCGGAGATAGTAATGCCTCGTGCTAAGATGGTCCCCGCCGCAATGGTCCTGAAGGATCCTGCGGAGGTGAAGGCAAGGGTGGCCAATCATAACCGGAAGTCTTCGACGGCGGCGGGGGCAGGAGTGGGGGCTTTCTTTCTGATAAAGAATTTGGATACCGGGAAGGAATTTATTGTGAAGGAATATAGCGAAGACGGAATGTGGAATAAACTAAGTGATTTGCAGACGGGGAAGCAGTTAACGATGGATGAGTTTGAGAAAACTGTGGGGCATTCGAAAATTGTCAAGGAAATGATGAAGCGAGCCAAGGTGGGGAAGAAGGAAGGTATAGGAAAGATATTATCATCGAGTTCGATTTCAAAAAGTTTGAAATTAAGCAAGAAAAAGGGAGCTTCGTTCATAAAGAATGTGAAAGGTGCTGCAAGTAAAAGTTTTGGCGGGGAGAAGGAACTTAAAGAAGCTGGAGGAATTCTATCACAACCAGTGTCGGCAGAATCGAAAGCAACACAACAAGGGAAGAATGATTGGGTGAAAGTGCGACAAATTGGAAAGTCAGAGAAGGAGCTTTCGGCATTACATTTGTGTCAAGAGTTTCAAGCACATGAAGGAGGGATTTCGATCATAAAGTTTAGTTTGGATGGAAGGTTTTTGGCAAGCGGCGGAGAAGATAAAGTAATTCATGTGTGGGAAGTACAAGAATGCGGTCTTACGCCGTCTATACCAGGGCAAACAGAGGCTCCACCAGACAAGAAGAAAAGAGGGAAAGGGAGCTCAATTCCAGATTGGGTACAAGTCCCTGAGTTTGTTTTTAACCTTTCGGAGAAGCCATATTGCTCTTTTAACGGTCATTTGGATGAAGTCTTGGATTTGTCTTGGTCCAAATCTCAA TTACTTCTATCCTCTTCGATGGACAAAACAGTGAGATTATGGGACCTAGAAACTAAAGCATGCTTGAAGTTCTTTGCACACAACGACTACGGTAAGAATACTTCTTAA
- the LOC140184134 gene encoding uncharacterized protein encodes MICFRNGNSQIAASFSPNGRYIISASEDSQVFVWKYEEPRNANAAKAKTITVTQSYEQFQCKDVTVAIPWPCTIKSDPSQAPVINNAKKNTKRGGDDNKKALPPLPKKNNNHGNNGTDGNVASAAPDHDSSAYSNAESGVGDSSNKVEATVEGDGTSQEEGEAVSRDNSGLGDSVASSSAPNSHGDSSATTAATASSNFLLSDVSNNNPATMNPSAWGLVIVTAGFEGEIRCYQNFGLPKKLGLQANLFGGPT; translated from the exons ATGATCT GTTTTCGAAATGGAAATAGCCAAATTGCAGCTTCATTTAGTCCAAATGGAAGATACATAATCAGTGCAAGTGAGGATTCTCAAGTATTTGTTTGGAAATATGAAGAGCCTCGTAATGCAAACGCTGCAAAAGCTAAGACTATAACCGTGACCCAATCTTATGAACAGTTCCAATGTAAAGATGTAACAGTAGCAATACCATGGCCTTGTACAATTAAGAGTGATCCATCACAAGCGCCAGTGATTAACAACGCAAAAAAGAACACAAAACGCGGCGGGGATGATAATAAGAAAGCGTTGCCTCCTCTTCCAAAGAAAAACAATAACCACGGAAATAACGGAACTGATGGTAACGTAGCCTCGGCCGCACCGGATCACGACTCTTCAGCATATTCAAACGCAGAATCAGGCGTTGGAGATTCATCTAATAAAGTTGAGGCCACAGTAGAAGGTGATGGCACTTCTCAAGAAGAAGGTGAGGCAGTTTCTAGGGATAATTCAGGATTAGGTGATTCAGTTGCATCAAGTTCTGCACCAAATAGTCATGGCGATTCATCTGCTACAACTGCTGCTACTGCATCTTCAAATTTTTTGTTAAGTGATGTTAGCAACAATAACCCAGCTACAATGAATCCTTCAGCATGGGGCTTGGTGATTGTGACAGCTGGCTTTGAAGGTGAAATACGGTGTTACCAAAACTTTGGGTTGCCAAAAAAATTGGGGCTTCAAGCCAATCTTTTCGGAGGCCCTACATAA